The Rosa chinensis cultivar Old Blush chromosome 7, RchiOBHm-V2, whole genome shotgun sequence DNA segment TTTGTCCAGGTGGAGAAATGAATCTGATTTTGATGAACAAATTCTATGCAGGACGGACCATTATCAAGCGGACTTTCACCATAAAGGAAATTTGGTCTGCATTTGACTGATTGAAGTGGCCCTTAACTGAATATGTTATCAACATCTTAAGCAATCCAAGGTATGTAACACTTAAGAGGCTTGAAATTATGCACTTTCTAGTTGTGAAACTAAATTGACTAGGTTTGATATCTAATTTCCATGGCATGGGTTTTTGTGTCTTAGGCGCAAGCTTTTGTGAAATGGACGTTAGTGCTGATTGGGATTTGATTGGTAAATGGGATTTGGAAGATTTTCTATAATCTGCATCCTAACAATAAACATGGAGCCCGGTGAGTGCTCTTTATGTGGCTGTACTCAAACTGAAAGATCTATTGGATATCCTCTAGTACCAAACCCTGCCACCTCACCATCGTCGAAGGTAGTGGTCTAGATTCATTGTGTTAAGCTACACCTGACTAGTAAGAGCTGGTTCATGTTAAAAGTTCAGTGTCTGAAGCTTGGCAAGTGTTTTACTAGGGTAAGGGATTTGAAGATGCAAAATCAGTTGAAGTTAAGTGGTGGTTCAGTAACTGGAGCTCCAGGACTCTGTTGAGTGGTGAGTGGTTTTTGTCCCTTATAATTGTTGCCTGGTGTGTCTCTGACTATTAAATGTATTTTGCTTCTTTGTATCAATGTCATAAGCAACTTTAAGTTCTTTTTCGTTGAAACTGGTATTGATTTCTAGGGACCTTCCGGGTTAACTGTTATTGATCATTAATGTcccctgctctctctctctctctctctctctctctctctctctcttcataagATCAAATATTAAAGCTTTTGTATGTCATACTGAATCACTGATGTCTATTTCTTACTGATCGAAATTAGTGGCCATAAGATTGTAAAAATAGCATTGCATATATTTTTACTTACAGATTCATGTTTAAAGTGTAGTTTGTGAAGCTTGGTAAGTGTATTTATACTAGGATAAGGGATTTGAGGATGCAAAATCAATTGAAGGTAAAAGGTGGTTCAGTAATTTGAGTTGCAGGATTATGTTAGTATGGTAAATTGTTTCTTTCCTTGTAATTCATGTCTGATGTGTGTCTCATATTCTTTCATTAACAgctttttttctcatatttacTTTTTCAATCAACTTCCCATCAAAAAATTTCTTTGTTTCATATTTTCCACCGTATTCCAAGTTCCATTAGTAACTTAACATATTATTACTCCTTATGCAGAgaaaaagcaatttcacaacaattTGCTACAGTTACTTGATACAAAAACTGTCTGTTGTTCTCAGCAAAGGTGGCAGTCGAATGAACTTCTGAAGTCTGAGTTCATCCAAGCTGATTTTCTTATGCGGCATATCGAGGGTATGGAGCTATGGACTATTGCTTTTCTTCATGTGCTTAATAAATGATTCAAAAGTATTAAGTGCTGCATTGAGTTATGTTTCATGATAGAAGAATTGCATCGATACACTAAAATGTCATATGTTAATAGTAAAAGAAGAAAGCTAAGTCTTAGTTGAAGGGATTTGATGAACTGCTTGCTAATTTACAATGCTTACTATATCTTGTACTTCATTTCATCAGCCTCTAGAGTCCTGTCTAAATAAAGATATGATTGCATATTCTAGCCTCTAGCATAATGCATTTGATTTTTGTacattgattttgatgaagataTTGTATCAGGCTTGTGACAGTTAAACCTACTAATGGAGTACTAAGAGCTTGTTGCAATTTGCTCACCGTCGGCGTCATGGATTCAAGTACAGTGCAATTGGACTAAGAAAAGAGGATGATTTACTGATCGAGGGTTTCGCAATCCGTCACCAGCTAACTGCGTGCCACTTATCTCTGTCAAGTGTTAATCATCATTCCTTCCCATTTTTTACTGGTTTAGGGAATCTGATTTGGCCCAAACTTGTAACCCACCACCTATAGGTGTTGGGACGCCTAGAAAACATGAGTTTTACAAG contains these protein-coding regions:
- the LOC112179439 gene encoding uncharacterized protein LOC112179439, translating into MGFGRFSIICILTINMEPGECSLCGCTQTERSIGYPLVPNPATSPSSKGKGFEDAKSVEVKWWFSNWSSRTLLSEKKQFHNNLLQLLDTKTVCCSQQRWQSNELLKSEFIQADFLMRHIEGL